From one Sulfurimonas sp. HSL-3221 genomic stretch:
- the polA gene encoding DNA polymerase I has product MPKTITVIDTFGFFFRSFYALPPLTNKEGFPTGLLTGFINFIDRLHQDHASDYIVFALDAKGPTFRNEIDPEYKAHRPPPPDELKAQLPIAIEWIEKMGFKTLMQSGFEADDMIASITKKAVEAGMVVRIVSHDKDLYQLIDDDRVVLVDAIKRKDVNETECLEKYGIRPEQFTDYQALLGDSADNVPGVKGIGKVTAQKLLNQYETLDNVYANLDEVKPAGVQKKLREGEENAWMSRKLVTLRDDLFEKVAWDEYDMDDGNPFLPIVPELIRYEMNGIIRKLKAKKLISEEEISNENAVQEAECPLPANAGFSAKLITDESELAALTGAITAETLVAFDTETTGLDYLEDTMVGFSFCLNAEEAYYVPVGHSYLGVPEQVGEAAASAALRQIFTGRVVGHNLKFDLHFVNHYMEGFEPSLYADTMVMAWLAAPESPLSLDKLAQVHLNHTMISFKETVKKGEDFSGVDLADACGYAAEDAWATLMLYEKLTALLDLQGEHLLEEAAAVEFPFSLTLGAMEEAGIKVDTKVLATFLEEAKERLAELTQSIYELSGSEFNINSTKQLGEVLFEKLELPVVKKTKTGYSTDEKVLSSLLDAHPVIEKLLSYRELHKLVSTYLDPLLQLGAQRPDGRIHTSYVQTGTATGRLSSKNPNLQNIPTRTPLGARIREAFVAEPGKKLIGIDYSQIELRLLAHFSEDPTLVDAFKHDKDIHLSTAIALFGEEEAPKKRSIAKTVNFGLLYGMGQKKLSDTLGITTKEAREIITRYFETFPTVKSYFASIVERSKEQGYVETLLGRRRYFDYDKATPMLKAAYERESVNTVFQGSAADLIKMAMNRIDDVIKKERLPATMLLQIHDELIFEADAAQADALGQRFQSIMEEIHPLHIPLRASLNIGAHWGELK; this is encoded by the coding sequence ATGCCCAAAACCATTACCGTCATCGATACCTTCGGTTTCTTCTTTCGCAGTTTTTACGCCCTGCCGCCGCTCACGAACAAAGAGGGGTTCCCGACCGGCCTGCTCACCGGTTTCATCAACTTTATCGACCGCCTTCACCAGGACCATGCCAGCGACTACATCGTCTTCGCCCTCGATGCCAAGGGGCCGACCTTCAGGAACGAGATCGACCCCGAGTACAAGGCGCACCGCCCGCCGCCGCCCGACGAGCTCAAAGCGCAGCTCCCCATCGCCATCGAGTGGATCGAGAAGATGGGCTTCAAGACCCTGATGCAGAGCGGTTTTGAAGCCGACGATATGATCGCCTCTATTACGAAAAAGGCGGTCGAAGCGGGGATGGTCGTGCGGATCGTCTCCCACGACAAGGACCTCTACCAGCTTATCGACGATGACAGGGTCGTGCTCGTCGACGCCATAAAGCGCAAGGACGTCAACGAGACGGAGTGCCTGGAGAAGTACGGCATCCGCCCGGAGCAGTTCACCGACTACCAGGCGCTGCTCGGCGACAGCGCCGACAACGTGCCGGGAGTCAAGGGGATCGGAAAGGTGACGGCGCAGAAGCTGCTCAACCAGTACGAGACCCTCGATAACGTCTACGCGAACCTCGACGAGGTGAAGCCGGCCGGGGTACAGAAGAAACTGCGCGAAGGGGAGGAGAACGCCTGGATGTCGCGCAAGCTCGTCACCCTGCGCGACGACCTTTTCGAGAAGGTAGCGTGGGACGAATACGACATGGACGACGGCAACCCTTTCCTGCCGATCGTACCGGAGCTGATACGCTACGAGATGAACGGGATCATCCGCAAGCTCAAAGCGAAGAAGCTTATCAGCGAAGAGGAGATCAGTAACGAAAATGCCGTGCAGGAAGCGGAGTGCCCGCTGCCGGCGAACGCCGGGTTTAGCGCGAAACTGATCACCGACGAATCGGAGCTCGCCGCGCTCACCGGCGCGATCACCGCGGAGACCCTGGTCGCTTTCGATACGGAGACGACGGGGCTGGATTATCTGGAAGATACGATGGTCGGGTTCAGTTTCTGCCTGAACGCAGAGGAGGCCTACTACGTCCCCGTTGGGCACAGCTACCTCGGCGTTCCGGAACAGGTCGGCGAAGCGGCCGCGTCTGCGGCACTGCGGCAGATCTTCACCGGGCGGGTCGTCGGGCACAACCTCAAGTTCGACCTCCACTTTGTTAACCACTATATGGAGGGGTTCGAACCCTCCCTTTATGCCGATACGATGGTCATGGCGTGGCTTGCCGCACCCGAGAGCCCGCTCTCCCTGGACAAGCTCGCACAGGTCCACCTTAATCATACGATGATCAGCTTCAAAGAGACGGTCAAGAAGGGGGAGGACTTCTCCGGGGTCGACCTGGCCGATGCCTGCGGCTACGCCGCGGAGGATGCCTGGGCGACGTTGATGCTCTATGAGAAACTGACGGCGCTGCTGGACCTGCAGGGCGAGCATCTGCTCGAAGAGGCCGCGGCGGTGGAGTTCCCCTTCTCACTGACGCTCGGCGCGATGGAAGAGGCGGGTATCAAGGTCGACACCAAGGTGCTTGCGACCTTCCTGGAGGAGGCGAAAGAGCGTCTGGCGGAGCTGACGCAGAGCATCTACGAGCTCAGCGGCAGCGAGTTCAACATCAACTCCACGAAACAGCTGGGCGAGGTGCTTTTCGAGAAGCTGGAGTTGCCCGTGGTCAAGAAGACAAAGACGGGCTATTCGACAGACGAGAAGGTACTGAGTTCTCTGCTGGACGCGCACCCCGTCATCGAGAAGCTGCTGTCATACCGCGAACTGCACAAGCTCGTTTCCACCTACCTCGACCCGCTCCTGCAACTGGGAGCGCAGCGCCCCGACGGCCGCATCCACACCTCCTACGTACAGACGGGGACGGCGACGGGGCGGCTCAGTTCGAAAAACCCCAACCTGCAGAACATTCCGACCCGCACCCCGCTGGGCGCGCGCATCCGCGAGGCCTTTGTGGCGGAACCGGGCAAAAAGCTTATCGGCATCGACTACTCGCAGATCGAACTGCGGCTGCTGGCGCATTTCAGCGAGGACCCGACCCTCGTCGACGCCTTCAAGCATGACAAAGATATCCACCTGAGCACCGCGATTGCCCTCTTCGGCGAGGAGGAGGCCCCGAAGAAGCGCAGCATCGCGAAGACCGTCAACTTTGGCCTGCTCTACGGCATGGGTCAGAAGAAGCTCTCCGATACCCTGGGGATCACGACGAAGGAGGCACGGGAGATCATCACCCGCTACTTCGAGACCTTCCCGACGGTCAAATCCTACTTCGCCTCCATCGTCGAGCGCTCCAAAGAGCAGGGGTACGTCGAGACCCTGCTGGGGCGCCGCCGCTATTTCGACTACGACAAGGCGACGCCGATGCTCAAAGCCGCGTACGAGCGCGAATCGGTCAACACCGTCTTCCAGGGCAGCGCGGCCGACCTGATCAAAATGGCGATGAATCGCATCGATGATGTGATAAAAAAAGAACGCCTCCCCGCTACCATGCTGCTGCAGATTCACGACGAACTGATCTTCGAGGCGGATGCGGCCCAGGCCGATGCGCTGGGGCAGCGTTTCCAATCTATTATGGAAGAGATCCATCCCCTGCATATCCCGCTGCGGGCGTCGCTGAACATCGGGGCGCACTGGGGCGAACTGAAATAG
- the ccsA gene encoding cytochrome c biogenesis protein CcsA produces the protein MKYLLSVISSMKTMATLMLVFAVSVGYATFVENDFGTPTAKAMIYNARWFEVLLGILAFNLVLNIVRFKMWKKGKGLVFLFHFAFLVILFGAAVTRYVGYEGMMHIREGETEDKITSSTSYLKIVYDDNGKVGEYKQSLYLSKLGGNDVDTTFDVAGKTVSVKLLEYIPDAVYSVVEAPDGKPIANMMITGGGAPDQMQLSQGEQYENEKLIIDFDSGKPVHDGKPVVRLFMEGDTLKMAHGFPLTYLKMDDQSSGAVAPSLEDNASTRTLYTTENGANFVIRSFFAKGKKTIVSQETKKKGPMMRTASQDAMRLQFSDGSETKEVVVMGTSGQVGVPEPVTLSGIPMSVSYGAELIRLPFALKLADFELDRYPGSQSPMSYASDVVLIDKEQNIEMPYRIFMNHVLDHRNYRFFQSSYDRDEKGTILSVNHDPGTLPTYIGYLLLAIGMFGSLFVKGGRFRQLGKIAKHAAEEKEKLAAGLIAALLLTFAPQSAKADTNPMIKEITSFDRTHADMFGALIVQDSNGRMKPVDTLSTEILHKINRGDTILGLNANQILLSMMLMPEAWRDIKMIRSDKLVNKELGFDAGEKTLAFNQFFEYPDEMAGYKLNKYVEEAIRKAPGKRDKFDKAVIKVDERVNVAYMVYTGAMLRLWPDAGDANHKWVATIEAINGFTPQESMLVRYLAAQYFSSIDDAVKSGDWSKADAALEQIAEHQKKAGSTVYPDENKVKLEIWYNHANIFERLWPLYFLVGFVLLVFAFAHIINPRVKLGLFAKGAYGLLVLFFIAHTVGLAIRWYISGHAPWSNGYESMIYIGWASVLAGFIFSKNSPITLAATSILAGLILFVAHLNWMDPQVTNLVPVLQSYWLSIHVSMITGSYGFLGLGALLGFITLILFMFNSGKRAHSISLSIKELNAINEMSLMVGLATLTVGNFLGGVWANESWGRYWGWDPKETWALVTILVYAVVIHLRFIKKIYTPYLFSVISLLAFTSVLMTYFGVNYYLAGMHSYAKGDPVPIPDFVPVTYAIVFAVIALASRHRKLAPLCKE, from the coding sequence ATGAAGTACCTCCTCTCTGTGATCAGCTCCATGAAAACCATGGCCACGTTAATGCTGGTGTTTGCCGTCTCCGTCGGATACGCGACTTTTGTCGAAAACGATTTCGGCACGCCGACGGCCAAGGCCATGATCTACAACGCCCGATGGTTCGAGGTGCTGCTGGGTATTCTGGCGTTCAACCTCGTACTCAATATCGTACGCTTCAAAATGTGGAAGAAAGGGAAGGGGCTCGTCTTCCTCTTTCACTTCGCTTTCCTCGTTATCCTGTTCGGCGCGGCGGTGACCCGCTACGTCGGTTACGAGGGGATGATGCACATCCGCGAAGGCGAGACGGAGGACAAGATCACCAGCTCCACGAGCTACCTCAAGATCGTCTATGACGACAACGGCAAGGTCGGCGAGTACAAGCAGAGCCTCTACCTCTCCAAGCTCGGCGGCAACGACGTCGACACGACCTTTGATGTCGCCGGCAAAACGGTCAGCGTCAAGCTGCTCGAATACATTCCCGACGCCGTCTACAGCGTCGTGGAAGCGCCCGACGGCAAGCCGATCGCCAATATGATGATCACCGGCGGAGGTGCCCCCGACCAGATGCAGCTCTCCCAGGGCGAACAGTATGAAAACGAGAAGCTCATTATCGACTTCGATTCCGGCAAGCCCGTGCACGACGGTAAGCCGGTCGTCCGCCTGTTTATGGAAGGGGATACCCTGAAGATGGCCCACGGCTTCCCGCTGACCTACCTCAAAATGGATGACCAGAGCAGCGGTGCCGTTGCCCCGTCCCTGGAAGACAACGCCTCGACACGTACCCTCTATACGACGGAGAACGGCGCGAACTTCGTGATTCGCAGCTTCTTCGCCAAAGGGAAAAAGACGATCGTTTCTCAGGAGACGAAAAAGAAGGGGCCGATGATGCGCACTGCTTCGCAGGACGCGATGCGCCTACAGTTCAGCGACGGCAGCGAGACCAAAGAGGTCGTCGTCATGGGCACTTCCGGCCAGGTCGGCGTGCCGGAACCGGTGACGCTCTCAGGCATCCCGATGTCGGTCAGCTACGGCGCCGAGCTCATCCGCCTGCCGTTCGCCCTGAAACTGGCGGACTTCGAGCTCGACCGCTACCCGGGATCGCAGTCGCCGATGTCCTATGCGAGCGACGTTGTCCTGATAGATAAGGAACAGAACATCGAAATGCCCTATCGTATCTTTATGAACCACGTTCTTGACCACCGCAACTACCGTTTCTTCCAGTCCTCGTACGACCGTGATGAGAAGGGGACGATCCTCTCCGTCAATCACGACCCGGGAACCCTGCCGACCTATATCGGTTACCTGCTGCTCGCCATCGGAATGTTCGGCTCACTCTTCGTCAAGGGCGGCCGTTTCCGCCAGCTGGGCAAGATCGCCAAGCACGCCGCCGAAGAGAAAGAGAAACTGGCCGCGGGGCTCATCGCAGCACTGCTGCTGACGTTCGCGCCGCAAAGCGCCAAAGCCGATACGAACCCGATGATCAAGGAGATCACCTCCTTTGACCGCACCCACGCCGATATGTTTGGGGCCCTGATCGTTCAGGACAGCAACGGCCGTATGAAGCCGGTCGATACCCTCAGCACGGAGATCCTGCACAAGATTAACCGCGGCGACACCATTCTCGGTCTCAATGCGAACCAGATCCTGCTTTCGATGATGCTGATGCCCGAAGCGTGGCGCGACATCAAGATGATCCGTTCGGACAAGCTGGTTAACAAGGAACTGGGATTCGACGCCGGTGAGAAAACACTTGCCTTCAACCAGTTCTTTGAATACCCCGATGAGATGGCGGGCTACAAACTGAACAAATATGTCGAAGAGGCGATCCGCAAGGCACCGGGCAAACGCGATAAGTTTGACAAGGCCGTCATCAAAGTAGACGAACGCGTCAACGTCGCCTACATGGTCTACACGGGCGCGATGCTGCGCCTCTGGCCGGACGCGGGGGATGCGAACCACAAATGGGTGGCGACGATCGAGGCGATCAACGGCTTTACCCCGCAGGAGAGCATGCTCGTACGTTACCTCGCCGCCCAGTACTTCTCCTCCATCGACGACGCGGTCAAGAGCGGCGACTGGAGCAAGGCGGATGCCGCGCTGGAGCAGATCGCCGAGCATCAGAAAAAGGCCGGATCTACCGTCTATCCCGACGAGAACAAAGTGAAACTGGAGATCTGGTATAACCACGCAAACATCTTCGAACGCCTCTGGCCGCTCTATTTCCTTGTCGGTTTCGTGCTGCTGGTCTTCGCCTTTGCACACATCATCAACCCGCGCGTCAAGCTGGGGCTCTTCGCCAAGGGGGCCTATGGACTGCTCGTGCTCTTCTTCATCGCCCACACGGTCGGCCTGGCGATCCGCTGGTACATCTCCGGCCACGCCCCTTGGTCGAACGGGTACGAGTCGATGATCTATATCGGCTGGGCATCGGTCCTGGCGGGCTTCATCTTCTCGAAGAATTCGCCGATTACCCTTGCGGCCACCTCCATCCTTGCCGGGCTGATCCTCTTTGTCGCCCACCTCAACTGGATGGACCCGCAGGTAACGAACCTCGTGCCGGTCCTGCAGTCGTACTGGCTCAGTATCCACGTTTCCATGATTACCGGCAGCTACGGCTTCCTGGGACTGGGGGCGCTGCTTGGCTTTATTACGCTGATCCTTTTCATGTTCAACTCGGGCAAGCGCGCGCACAGCATTTCGCTCTCCATCAAGGAGCTCAACGCCATTAACGAAATGAGCCTGATGGTGGGGCTGGCGACGCTGACGGTGGGGAACTTCCTCGGCGGGGTCTGGGCCAACGAGAGCTGGGGCCGTTACTGGGGCTGGGACCCGAAAGAGACCTGGGCGCTGGTGACGATCCTTGTCTATGCCGTCGTTATCCACCTGCGCTTTATCAAGAAGATCTACACGCCGTACCTCTTCAGCGTTATCTCCCTGCTTGCCTTTACATCGGTCCTGATGACCTACTTCGGCGTCAACTACTACCTGGCGGGGATGCACTCCTACGCCAAGGGCGACCCGGTGCCGATCCCGGATTTCGTCCCGGTGACCTATGCGATCGTCTTCGCGGTCATTGCGCTGGCTTCGCGCCACCGCAAACTTGCACCCCTCTGCAAAGAGTAG
- a CDS encoding pyrimidine dimer DNA glycosylase/endonuclease V, with protein MRLWSLHPKYLDAKGLVALWREALLAQNVLLGRTKGYKNHPQLLRFKQCEDPAKAIACYLGDVVDEADRRGYRFNRGKIVREGECATLSVQRGQLAYEFAHLLHKLKQRNPDRYKALESLQEIETHPLFSAIAGDVEAWEVISTATP; from the coding sequence ATGCGACTCTGGTCACTCCACCCGAAATACCTGGACGCCAAAGGGTTGGTCGCACTGTGGCGCGAAGCGCTGCTGGCGCAGAACGTGCTGCTCGGCCGAACAAAAGGGTACAAGAACCACCCGCAGTTACTTCGTTTCAAACAGTGCGAAGACCCCGCAAAAGCCATTGCATGCTATCTCGGTGACGTGGTGGACGAGGCGGACAGGAGAGGTTATAGGTTCAACAGGGGGAAAATAGTGCGCGAAGGTGAATGCGCAACGCTGTCGGTGCAGAGGGGCCAGCTTGCCTACGAGTTTGCCCATCTGCTCCATAAACTGAAACAACGGAACCCAGACCGTTACAAAGCACTTGAATCGTTACAGGAAATTGAAACGCATCCGCTCTTTAGCGCGATAGCTGGGGATGTGGAGGCGTGGGAGGTTATCTCGACAGCGACACCCTGA
- a CDS encoding cupin domain-containing protein codes for MKIYTFLEAPHFGERVVVEKMLETPFSKEIRICMAKGNIMRGHTAPGPITIMVLEGCVTLTSNGDAADLECGEMVCFDAHVPHSLEARTKSIIRLTLSKGDALKRVIDLVKTDGVLGKSVV; via the coding sequence ATGAAAATATACACGTTTCTGGAAGCGCCGCATTTCGGAGAACGGGTCGTCGTCGAAAAGATGCTGGAGACCCCTTTTTCCAAAGAGATCCGCATCTGTATGGCCAAAGGCAACATCATGCGCGGGCACACCGCGCCCGGACCGATTACCATCATGGTCCTCGAAGGCTGCGTCACACTCACCTCCAATGGTGATGCAGCAGATCTTGAATGCGGGGAGATGGTCTGTTTCGATGCACACGTCCCCCACTCCCTCGAAGCCCGTACGAAGAGCATTATCCGGCTGACGCTTTCAAAAGGCGACGCGCTTAAACGGGTCATCGACCTGGTGAAGACTGACGGCGTTCTCGGCAAATCTGTAGTATAG
- a CDS encoding bacteriohemerythrin codes for MIAFAELPKVAYDEMNTVHAEEVEQLNHIETLLDTGAPETALAQALEALFFHTREHFANEEYLMREVGFPAFEMHKAEHDRALNAFQLVMMEWRNRNDDEIIRDYICTDTPQWLQQHIATMDTVTANFIAMVKGS; via the coding sequence ATGATCGCTTTCGCCGAACTCCCCAAAGTCGCTTATGACGAGATGAACACCGTTCATGCCGAAGAGGTGGAACAGCTCAACCATATCGAGACGCTCCTCGACACCGGTGCGCCCGAAACGGCCCTCGCTCAGGCACTTGAGGCACTTTTTTTCCATACCCGCGAGCACTTCGCCAACGAGGAGTACCTCATGCGAGAAGTCGGCTTTCCCGCGTTCGAGATGCACAAAGCCGAGCATGACCGCGCCCTTAATGCATTCCAGCTGGTGATGATGGAGTGGCGCAACCGCAACGACGATGAGATCATCCGCGACTACATCTGCACCGATACGCCACAGTGGCTGCAACAACACATCGCGACCATGGACACCGTCACGGCAAACTTCATCGCTATGGTGAAGGGGAGTTGA
- a CDS encoding Crp/Fnr family transcriptional regulator produces MGLEHCYLFNRLEGDDLAQLREISRVKSHSAGSTLFYAGEYPGKLRLIASGVVKVVKHDTAGNEIVLAHFRADDLVAEAAHFENIPYPATARCETDVTLYEIDFGAFKSRFLNRPDVALGIIRSLTRKIKQLEAVIRRTTVDDAQTRLARYLLEHADVLSETTQKQIASEIGLTPETVSRIVRRFKARGWVEVRARKIVITDPEGLRSMQDETA; encoded by the coding sequence ATGGGACTGGAACACTGCTATCTGTTCAACCGGCTGGAAGGGGATGACCTGGCACAGCTGCGGGAAATCAGCCGGGTGAAATCGCACAGCGCTGGGAGCACGCTTTTTTACGCCGGGGAGTACCCGGGAAAACTCCGCCTCATCGCATCGGGAGTGGTAAAGGTCGTCAAGCACGACACGGCAGGCAACGAGATCGTCCTGGCCCATTTCCGTGCTGACGACCTGGTAGCCGAAGCGGCACATTTCGAAAACATCCCCTATCCGGCGACAGCGCGCTGCGAAACGGACGTGACGCTCTACGAGATCGATTTCGGGGCTTTCAAAAGTCGCTTTCTGAACCGACCGGATGTGGCGCTGGGCATCATCCGGTCGCTGACGCGCAAGATCAAGCAGCTCGAAGCGGTGATCCGGCGCACCACGGTCGACGACGCGCAGACCCGCCTGGCACGCTACCTGCTGGAGCATGCCGACGTGCTTTCCGAGACGACCCAGAAGCAGATCGCGTCCGAGATCGGCCTGACGCCCGAAACGGTCTCGCGTATCGTGCGGCGCTTCAAAGCGCGGGGATGGGTCGAGGTGCGCGCGCGGAAGATCGTCATTACCGACCCGGAGGGGCTGAGAAGCATGCAGGATGAAACGGCGTAG
- the hrpB gene encoding ATP-dependent helicase HrpB, translated as MVPELPIHAVLPEIGQALFDNNQLILQAPPGAGKTTVVPLELLEAAWLEGKKVVMLEPRRLAARNAALRMAELLGEAVGERVGYRIRQETKVSAATRIEVVTEGILTRMLQSDPALEEVGVLLFDEFHERSIHADLGLALSLQSQSLLRDDLKLVVMSATLNAEALKGVLPDAAVVTSEGRCYPVAYRYLDIRRKLPEAKSVASLTAETIMSALNEEQGSILVFLPGVKEINAVERALQGGTASNIVIAPLYGDLSKAAQQHAIAPAPEGKRKVVLATNIAETSLTIDGVRIVVDSGLERFVEYDAASGMNRMRTRMITQDSAVQRAGRAGRTQEGVCYRLWHENKPLVPHARPEIVQSDLAPLMLELANWGAGVDELNWVDRPPMHAVEEASLLLISLNMADVSGRITPHGEAALALGLHPRLAHMLLRAKAEGLGYEAVLLATLLQERTGFSGTDLSEGMGWLDRVLQTGESGNLLRHAVNLLKKRTGCERGSGVKTDTAGVLAALAYPDRIAKRRSQGSERFLLANGKGAVLGDATLFLHDDYLAVADAGGQGEPLRIFHAAALSQSELEAWFGDAIATEEQVAWNDESGRVEALRLRRLGALTLEQSRIDSPSQELVAKGVLEGLQQSGLSVLPWARKSMSLRERVNFVNRHMPETFAAMDDDTLLETLEHWLLPYLEGVRDLKGLQKLDMHSILSALLGWDALQKLDALAPETVTVPSGSTIRIDYADPVQPVLAVRLQEVFGWERTPTVLEGSVPLMLHLLSPAQRPVQVTKDLASFWREGYAEVRKELRGRYKKHYWPEDPYEAVATSKTKKGMARG; from the coding sequence ATGGTACCCGAACTTCCCATCCATGCAGTCCTGCCCGAAATAGGGCAGGCGCTTTTCGACAACAACCAGCTTATCCTGCAGGCCCCTCCGGGTGCAGGTAAAACGACCGTTGTGCCGCTGGAACTGCTCGAAGCGGCGTGGCTGGAAGGCAAGAAGGTCGTTATGCTCGAGCCGCGGCGGCTCGCGGCGCGCAACGCGGCACTTCGGATGGCGGAACTGCTTGGCGAGGCGGTCGGAGAGCGGGTGGGGTACCGCATCCGACAGGAGACGAAAGTCTCGGCAGCAACGCGGATAGAGGTTGTCACCGAAGGGATCCTGACGCGGATGCTGCAGAGCGACCCGGCGCTGGAGGAGGTGGGGGTGCTCCTTTTCGATGAGTTTCATGAGCGCTCCATCCATGCCGACCTGGGACTGGCGCTCTCCTTGCAGTCGCAATCCCTGCTGCGTGACGACCTGAAGCTCGTGGTGATGTCGGCGACGCTGAATGCCGAAGCGTTGAAGGGCGTGCTGCCCGATGCCGCCGTCGTGACCAGCGAAGGGCGCTGCTATCCCGTAGCGTACCGTTACCTCGATATCCGGCGGAAGCTGCCCGAGGCGAAGAGCGTAGCATCGCTGACGGCGGAGACGATCATGAGCGCACTCAATGAGGAGCAGGGGAGCATCCTTGTCTTTCTGCCCGGTGTCAAAGAGATCAATGCCGTCGAGCGTGCGCTGCAGGGTGGGACGGCAAGCAACATTGTGATTGCGCCGCTGTACGGCGATCTCTCCAAAGCGGCGCAGCAGCATGCCATCGCCCCCGCCCCCGAAGGTAAACGCAAGGTCGTCCTCGCGACGAACATCGCCGAAACTTCCCTGACGATTGACGGCGTACGCATCGTCGTCGACAGCGGGCTGGAGCGTTTCGTGGAGTACGATGCGGCCTCTGGCATGAACCGGATGCGCACGCGCATGATCACGCAGGACTCCGCCGTGCAGCGCGCGGGACGGGCGGGCCGGACGCAAGAAGGGGTCTGCTACCGGCTCTGGCATGAGAATAAGCCGCTGGTGCCGCATGCGCGGCCCGAAATCGTGCAGAGCGACCTGGCACCCTTGATGCTGGAACTCGCCAACTGGGGTGCCGGCGTCGATGAACTGAATTGGGTCGACAGGCCGCCAATGCATGCGGTAGAAGAGGCATCCTTATTATTAATATCACTTAATATGGCAGATGTTTCCGGCCGCATCACGCCGCACGGCGAAGCGGCGCTGGCGCTTGGGCTGCATCCGCGCCTGGCCCACATGCTGCTGCGGGCCAAGGCGGAGGGACTCGGGTACGAGGCGGTTCTGCTCGCGACCCTGCTGCAGGAGCGGACGGGTTTCAGCGGTACGGACCTGTCCGAAGGCATGGGGTGGCTGGACCGTGTGCTGCAGACGGGTGAGAGCGGCAACCTGCTGCGCCATGCCGTGAACCTGCTCAAAAAGCGCACGGGCTGCGAACGGGGCAGCGGGGTGAAAACCGATACGGCGGGGGTACTCGCGGCGCTGGCGTATCCCGACCGCATTGCCAAACGCCGCAGTCAGGGGTCGGAGCGCTTTTTGCTGGCCAACGGCAAGGGGGCGGTGCTGGGCGATGCGACTCTGTTCCTGCATGACGATTACCTTGCCGTCGCCGATGCAGGCGGGCAGGGGGAGCCGCTGCGCATCTTCCATGCCGCCGCATTATCGCAGTCGGAACTGGAAGCGTGGTTCGGCGATGCCATTGCGACGGAGGAACAAGTCGCGTGGAACGACGAGTCGGGTCGCGTCGAGGCACTCCGGCTGCGGCGCCTCGGTGCCTTGACGCTGGAACAGTCACGCATTGACAGCCCTTCGCAGGAACTAGTCGCCAAGGGCGTGCTTGAGGGCCTGCAACAGAGCGGACTTTCCGTCTTGCCGTGGGCAAGAAAGAGCATGTCGCTCCGTGAACGGGTCAACTTCGTCAACCGCCACATGCCGGAGACGTTTGCCGCCATGGATGACGACACACTGCTGGAGACACTGGAGCACTGGCTGTTGCCCTACCTGGAGGGTGTCCGCGACCTCAAGGGGCTGCAGAAGCTCGATATGCATTCGATCCTCTCTGCGCTGCTGGGCTGGGACGCATTACAGAAACTGGATGCGCTGGCACCGGAGACGGTAACGGTGCCCAGCGGTTCGACCATCCGCATCGACTACGCAGACCCGGTGCAGCCGGTGCTTGCCGTGCGCCTGCAGGAGGTTTTCGGCTGGGAGCGTACGCCGACGGTACTGGAGGGTAGCGTGCCGCTGATGCTGCACCTGCTCAGCCCGGCCCAGCGGCCGGTACAGGTGACGAAGGATCTGGCGTCGTTCTGGCGGGAGGGATATGCCGAGGTGCGCAAGGAACTGCGGGGCCGGTACAAGAAACACTACTGGCCCGAAGACCCCTACGAGGCGGTCGCGACATCGAAGACGAAGAAGGGGATGGCGCGGGGCTGA
- the lolA gene encoding LolA-like outer membrane lipoprotein chaperone, with translation MKTIFLLLAAFSALFGFTDSIRSFSADFTQQIVDDTNKTITYEGHVDATRPDKAHWHYFKPVEKSVFVIGHKVTIIEPELEQAIVKTFRDEIDLFKILAKAVKLDDETYLATHKSQQFTIKIRDDIPLAISYNDPFENSVQIRFSNQKINRNLDDALFAPEIPPYYDLLRE, from the coding sequence ATGAAAACAATTTTTCTGCTGCTCGCCGCTTTTAGCGCCCTTTTCGGGTTTACCGACTCCATCCGTTCTTTCAGCGCGGATTTTACCCAGCAGATCGTCGACGATACGAACAAGACCATCACCTACGAGGGGCATGTCGACGCGACGCGCCCGGACAAGGCCCACTGGCACTACTTCAAGCCCGTCGAAAAGAGCGTTTTCGTTATCGGCCACAAAGTCACCATCATCGAACCGGAACTCGAGCAGGCCATCGTCAAGACCTTCCGCGACGAGATCGACCTCTTCAAGATCCTCGCCAAGGCCGTGAAGCTCGACGACGAAACCTACCTGGCGACCCACAAGTCCCAGCAGTTCACTATCAAGATCCGCGACGACATCCCGTTGGCGATCTCCTACAACGACCCTTTCGAGAACAGTGTCCAGATCCGCTTCTCAAACCAGAAGATCAACCGCAACCTCGACGACGCCCTCTTCGCGCCGGAGATCCCGCCCTATTACGACCTGCTCCGGGAGTGA